The DNA window GGGCACTTGTTCAGGATCTGGGTCCGTGGGGCTCTTGGCACTCGGGTAGAGGAGCGTAGAGGCGTCAATCGGTGCCATGGGCATGGTCTGACTGCGAATAAGGACTTCGGCGCGCTCCTCACGGGCATCCTCTTCGCTATCCTCCGGCGGCAGGGCGGCACAACTTCCCGTGTGCAGATCCCGGACATGGGCGAAGCTAGATGCGATCCTGCGCAGAGGTACTTCATTCGGAGCATACAGTGGTGTCGGCGCTCTGTAAGGCAGCCGTGCGACCGCAGCCGATGGAGGCGTCGCAGCGGAGGCAGTTATATCCTTCCTACTATCCAGCCCCGAGGCGGTGTTGGCATTGGTGACACTAGCAACAgtctgccgctgccgctgcatCCGGTTGAGATTTATGCTGGAGAACTTGTTACCGTAGCTGCGGCGCATCTCGGCCCGCTGGCGGCGTGCCTCCTCCGCGGTGATGGCCACGAGTTGATCCCTGGCCAATTTACGCTGTTGCGACGCCATGGCCTCCAGAATCCAAAAAGCGGaaaaatcttaattta is part of the Drosophila bipectinata strain 14024-0381.07 chromosome XL, DbipHiC1v2, whole genome shotgun sequence genome and encodes:
- the LOC108129043 gene encoding uncharacterized protein translates to MASQQRKLARDQLVAITAEEARRQRAEMRRSYGNKFSSINLNRMQRQRQTVASVTNANTASGLDSRKDITASAATPPSAAVARLPYRAPTPLYAPNEVPLRRIASSFAHVRDLHTGSCAALPPEDSEEDAREERAEVLIRSQTMPMAPIDASTLLYPSAKSPTDPDPEQVPMPAQIKLPKTIPDLQMESRATERWQQLGSTVSALFRARRYINSKESPVAQTRRLREQRELLEAFTRPFLYEASKRH